In Brevibacillus brevis NBRC 100599, a single genomic region encodes these proteins:
- a CDS encoding sensor histidine kinase — MHTKQEILEKLTGIQSSRKSYYSELVYLIEEMKKKNKQLAVINQLTQIQINATWQQTTSYIAAQLSQILIFEHFALTIVKGGMLSSYLATWNDGDWQCHTLTQNIAVEAHVLTEQVHLTIAEVLPEHHATSVPLRSQLNQTFGFLTLLRQTKQPVDRDEAELIQLVASHIGVVVENSLLFQDVNEKIKIEAQLIQSAKMAAIGEMAAGIAHELNSPLTAILGNSQLLMREMTDAPEAPLMKDIYQCGVRCKKIIQNLLTFSRQEEYLFSTTSIDEVVEDVLGLIGYQLSVSGLTITREMYEPPLLFHGSRHQIEQIVINLLLNARDAVAGKEAPHIVIRSFLVQEENSSYVGLSVYDNGTGICEEQLSQIFQPFFSTKERTKGTGLGLSVSLGIAEAHGGKLFAESVEGEYSKFTMLLPLLADEEDNDGEKTDFDRG; from the coding sequence ATGCATACCAAACAAGAGATTCTGGAAAAATTGACCGGAATTCAATCCTCGCGAAAAAGCTATTACAGTGAGCTCGTCTATCTGATCGAGGAGATGAAAAAGAAAAACAAGCAGCTCGCCGTCATTAACCAGCTGACACAAATCCAGATCAACGCCACCTGGCAACAAACAACCAGTTATATCGCCGCACAGCTCTCGCAAATTCTCATATTCGAGCATTTTGCCCTGACCATCGTGAAAGGAGGCATGCTCTCCTCCTATCTCGCCACGTGGAATGACGGAGATTGGCAATGCCATACGCTGACACAGAACATTGCAGTAGAAGCCCATGTGCTCACCGAGCAGGTTCATCTTACCATTGCCGAAGTGCTGCCTGAGCATCACGCCACCTCTGTTCCACTGCGCAGCCAATTAAATCAGACCTTTGGTTTTCTGACACTCTTACGCCAAACAAAGCAGCCAGTCGATCGGGACGAAGCCGAATTGATCCAGCTTGTCGCCAGCCATATTGGCGTCGTCGTAGAAAACAGCCTACTATTTCAAGACGTGAATGAAAAGATCAAAATCGAAGCCCAACTGATTCAATCCGCAAAAATGGCGGCGATTGGCGAGATGGCTGCCGGCATTGCCCATGAGCTAAACAGTCCGCTCACGGCCATCCTCGGAAACTCTCAATTGCTCATGCGCGAGATGACAGATGCCCCAGAGGCTCCCCTGATGAAAGACATCTATCAATGCGGGGTGCGCTGCAAAAAGATCATTCAAAACCTGCTCACCTTCTCACGGCAGGAAGAGTACTTGTTTTCCACTACCTCTATTGACGAGGTCGTAGAGGACGTACTGGGGCTAATTGGCTACCAGCTATCTGTTTCCGGCTTGACCATAACCCGGGAAATGTACGAGCCTCCTCTGCTGTTTCATGGAAGTCGTCATCAGATCGAGCAAATTGTGATCAATCTCCTGTTAAATGCACGGGACGCTGTGGCAGGCAAGGAAGCTCCACACATCGTCATCCGTTCCTTCCTCGTACAAGAGGAGAATAGCTCTTACGTAGGCTTATCCGTGTACGATAACGGTACAGGCATTTGTGAAGAGCAGCTTTCGCAGATTTTTCAGCCCTTCTTCTCGACGAAGGAACGGACAAAAGGGACTGGTCTCGGGCTTTCCGTCAGTCTTGGAATTGCAGAAGCACACGGTGGGAAGCTGTTTGCCGAAAGTGTGGAGGGAGAGTACAGCAAGTTTACGATGCTTTTGCCACTGTTAGCTGACGAGGAGGACAACGATGGAGAAAAAACGGATTTTGATCGTGGATGA